One stretch of Tenacibaculum sp. MAR_2010_89 DNA includes these proteins:
- a CDS encoding AidA/PixA family protein, which yields MSNTIDILTVVDAVSLQEAVASGKLKKGTKTNPTSLGSYGTSDAYIYMITANNYVVNDQAKSELTIAANVGDTVRWMITCPGGGTGNNVILMDWNSSSASGIIDPISLDIDIDLYVGSATVAPTSVEFQNYCFAGMLTKKGNVQYYITFQLLDEHGADLGFYLWDPFINVAN from the coding sequence ATGTCTAATACAATCGATATTTTAACAGTAGTTGATGCAGTATCTTTACAAGAAGCAGTAGCGTCAGGAAAATTAAAAAAAGGAACAAAAACAAACCCAACATCTTTAGGGTCGTATGGTACATCTGATGCTTATATTTATATGATAACTGCTAATAATTACGTAGTAAATGACCAAGCAAAATCAGAGTTAACAATAGCTGCTAATGTAGGAGATACTGTTCGTTGGATGATTACTTGTCCAGGAGGAGGGACAGGAAACAATGTTATATTAATGGATTGGAACTCTAGTTCTGCTAGTGGTATTATAGATCCAATTTCTTTAGATATTGACATTGATTTATATGTAGGTAGTGCAACTGTTGCTCCAACTTCAGTAGAGTTTCAAAACTATTGTTTTGCAGGTATGTTAACTAAAAAAGGAAATGTACAGTACTATATTACTTTTCAATTATTAGATGAGCATGGAGCTGATTTAGGTTTTTACTTATGGGATCCATTTATTAATGTTGCTAATTAA
- a CDS encoding tetratricopeptide repeat-containing sensor histidine kinase, whose protein sequence is MSVKFKFLIFFVFFSQLLSSQINKKQNAFFTQIKNKTEKFNKNKIFSKVQTFFLESKFDSVLVYSSKLLTTQNDFELNEYCYFLRGYSFYKKRIFKEARKEFFNISKKFEFYQNTQILLGTIALEKKEFNRAILYFKEVEKDGFNELLGIDKSNVLYNLSLCYLHLKKFDRAEGYLTENIKLVEKQKDTLEIIESYGNIANFYYEQYKDNLAIPYFLKAYKLSKKLTIESSIKGKIFNQKRKTAKNMSAVEENRKDYKKALKYRKESQQWKDSLNNQNRIYEVAKKEKEFAVKEKQKEVTFLETENKIKEAQKKELLYAAIVLLILLLTSIYFYREKVKRNKIIAHQKEDLDALNATKDKLFSIVSHDLRSSVNALKSSNVVLLDNLASKNIDALGNLLKKNSAIVNGAYGLLDNLLHWALSQTKQVYFEIKSTRLFFMVEQMAYNYKPLMLEKNIQFENKVSKKDLVLADQESLKLIIRNLLDNAIKFSNKDGEIKVYSRNEHKGYCDLIVEDTGMGMTNETRLKLLEDTLLLSKKEHEDVIGTGLGLQLCKTMVKKNNGKFSIESELGVGTKMIVSLPKKQDNG, encoded by the coding sequence ATGAGTGTTAAATTTAAGTTTTTAATTTTTTTCGTTTTTTTTAGCCAATTATTATCTTCTCAAATTAATAAAAAGCAAAATGCTTTTTTTACTCAGATAAAAAATAAAACGGAAAAATTTAATAAAAATAAAATATTTAGTAAAGTTCAGACTTTTTTTTTAGAAAGTAAGTTCGACTCAGTTCTAGTGTATTCTTCAAAATTATTGACTACTCAAAATGACTTCGAATTAAATGAATATTGCTACTTTTTAAGAGGGTATAGTTTTTATAAAAAAAGAATATTTAAAGAAGCTAGAAAAGAGTTTTTTAATATTTCTAAGAAATTTGAATTTTATCAAAATACTCAAATACTTTTGGGTACTATTGCTCTAGAAAAAAAAGAGTTTAACAGGGCTATATTATATTTTAAGGAAGTAGAAAAAGATGGTTTTAATGAGCTTTTAGGTATTGACAAGAGTAATGTATTGTATAATTTAAGTTTATGTTATCTACATCTTAAAAAATTCGATAGAGCTGAAGGCTACTTAACAGAAAATATAAAATTAGTTGAAAAACAAAAAGATACATTAGAAATAATAGAATCGTATGGAAATATAGCTAATTTTTATTATGAACAGTATAAAGACAATTTAGCAATTCCTTATTTTTTGAAAGCTTATAAGCTTTCAAAAAAATTAACAATTGAAAGTAGTATAAAGGGAAAAATATTTAATCAAAAAAGAAAGACAGCCAAAAACATGTCTGCTGTTGAAGAGAATCGTAAGGACTATAAAAAAGCATTAAAATATCGCAAAGAATCACAACAATGGAAAGACTCTTTAAATAATCAAAATAGAATTTACGAAGTAGCTAAAAAAGAGAAAGAATTTGCAGTAAAAGAAAAACAAAAAGAGGTTACTTTTTTAGAAACTGAAAATAAAATTAAAGAAGCACAAAAAAAAGAGCTTTTATATGCCGCTATTGTGTTGTTAATTTTATTATTAACTAGTATTTACTTTTATAGAGAAAAGGTAAAACGAAATAAAATTATTGCGCATCAAAAAGAAGATTTAGACGCTTTAAATGCTACAAAAGATAAGTTGTTTTCTATTGTAAGTCACGATTTACGTTCTTCAGTAAATGCTTTAAAAAGTAGTAATGTTGTTTTGTTAGATAATTTGGCTTCTAAAAATATTGATGCATTGGGTAATTTATTAAAGAAAAATAGTGCTATTGTTAACGGGGCGTATGGGTTGTTAGATAACTTATTGCATTGGGCGTTGTCGCAAACCAAACAAGTTTATTTCGAAATAAAATCTACTCGGTTGTTTTTTATGGTGGAGCAAATGGCTTATAATTATAAACCTTTAATGCTTGAAAAAAACATTCAGTTTGAAAATAAGGTGTCTAAAAAAGATCTTGTTTTAGCAGATCAAGAGTCATTAAAGTTAATTATTAGAAATTTGTTAGATAATGCCATAAAGTTTTCTAATAAAGATGGAGAGATTAAAGTATATTCAAGAAATGAACATAAAGGTTACTGCGATTTAATAGTGGAAGATACGGGTATGGGAATGACAAATGAAACTCGTTTAAAGCTTTTAGAAGATACGTTGCTACTATCTAAAAAAGAACATGAAGATGTTATAGGTACTGGATTAGGATTGCAATTATGTAAGACAATGGTTAAAAAAAATAATGGAAAATTTTCTATAGAAAGTGAATTAGGTGTAGGTACAAAAATGATTGTATCTTTACCTAAAAAACAAGATAATGGATAA
- a CDS encoding LytTR family DNA-binding domain-containing protein produces MDNVNVFIIEDTPAESDRLIKVLEANNYVITGVARNFKEALTKFYQVKVDIVIIDIFLNGVADGISFAETISIVPEATKPFVFLTSSTDRQIFERAKLTQPFSYLMKPFNELEVLYAIEMAVEKFYDQNDVFLDEEEDTVISSDYLFIKKGKSLKKVLLSDIIYIEVEEKYCNIITEKEKFVILISLTKILKLLDSSIFCRTHRNFIVNMEKILEIVPSDNLILLQGNQHVTLSERYKDIIKKVRTLK; encoded by the coding sequence ATGGATAATGTTAATGTATTTATTATAGAAGATACTCCAGCAGAAAGTGATCGTTTAATTAAAGTGCTAGAAGCCAATAATTATGTAATTACTGGAGTTGCTAGAAACTTTAAAGAAGCATTAACTAAATTTTACCAGGTAAAGGTAGATATTGTTATCATAGATATTTTTTTAAATGGAGTAGCTGACGGTATTTCTTTTGCAGAAACCATTAGTATTGTTCCTGAAGCAACAAAACCATTTGTTTTTTTAACTAGTTCTACCGATCGTCAAATTTTTGAAAGAGCAAAGCTAACTCAACCATTTAGTTATTTAATGAAACCTTTTAATGAGTTAGAGGTTTTATATGCTATTGAAATGGCAGTAGAAAAATTTTATGACCAAAATGATGTTTTTTTAGACGAAGAAGAAGATACTGTTATAAGTAGCGACTATTTGTTTATTAAAAAAGGAAAGTCGTTAAAAAAGGTATTACTCTCTGATATTATTTACATTGAAGTTGAAGAGAAGTATTGTAATATCATTACAGAAAAAGAAAAGTTTGTCATTCTAATTTCATTAACTAAAATTTTAAAGCTATTAGATTCGTCTATTTTTTGCAGAACACATAGAAACTTCATTGTAAACATGGAGAAAATACTAGAGATTGTACCTTCTGATAATCTTATTTTGTTGCAAGGAAATCAACATGTTACCTTAAGTGAGCGTTATAAAGATATTATAAAAAAAGTCCGTACGTTGAAATAG
- a CDS encoding M1 family metallopeptidase — MKKINLLSFLILICLTSCTDIKKEEKVSKKYAEEPHSFSKPNQAVITHLNLDINVNFNSKQIEGTATYNITSNEASEIILDTKFLEIKNVLADNKEVKFSLGDFNKQLGKALKIPITSGTKTITIHYNTTNKTEALQWLTPQQTADKTDPFLFTQGQAILTRTWIPIQDSPQIRVTYNATVKVPSSLMAVMSAENPKVKNEDGIYTFKMKQAISPYLIALSVGNIEYKAVSNRTGIYAEKSVLDKAHEEFSDMEKMVAAAENLYGDYDWEQFDVIVLPPSFPFGGMENPRLTFATPTVIAGDKSLTSLIAHELAHSWSGNLVTNATWDDFWLNEGFTVYFELRIMEALYGKDRANMLALIAKQDLEDELEGFKDSPEDTKLKLNLKGRNPDDGMNSIAYDKGYLFLRTLEETVGREKFDIFLKNYFKTHAFSTMTTEKFITYLNANLLEKNQVEFNTEEWIYKPGVPKNQSIITSDKFSNVEKVLSEFINKNSIDATITKDWTTQEWVHFIRNFPKEITVEQLTTLDTIFNLTSSTNSYIAMVWFEKAITHNYRGNNVDATIEAFLTNVGRRWYVSTIFKAYKNSNKVDEALAIYKKSRVNYHSVTANTIDDMLGYKE; from the coding sequence ATGAAAAAAATAAATCTTTTAAGTTTTTTAATCTTAATTTGTTTAACAAGCTGCACAGACATAAAGAAAGAAGAAAAAGTAAGTAAAAAATATGCAGAAGAGCCACACTCTTTTTCAAAACCTAACCAAGCGGTTATTACCCATCTGAATCTAGATATTAATGTTAATTTCAATTCAAAACAAATTGAAGGAACTGCAACATATAATATCACTAGCAATGAAGCTTCTGAGATTATCTTAGACACCAAGTTTTTAGAAATTAAAAACGTGCTAGCCGACAACAAAGAAGTGAAATTTTCTCTTGGAGATTTTAATAAACAATTAGGGAAAGCTTTAAAAATACCTATTACTTCAGGTACAAAAACTATCACAATACATTATAATACTACTAATAAAACAGAAGCTTTACAGTGGTTAACACCTCAACAAACTGCAGATAAAACTGATCCGTTTTTATTTACACAAGGGCAAGCTATTTTAACCCGTACTTGGATACCAATACAAGATAGCCCGCAAATTAGAGTTACCTATAACGCAACTGTAAAAGTACCATCTTCATTGATGGCTGTAATGAGTGCCGAGAATCCTAAAGTAAAAAATGAGGATGGTATTTATACATTTAAAATGAAACAAGCTATTTCTCCTTACCTAATTGCACTTTCTGTTGGTAATATAGAATATAAAGCTGTTAGTAATAGAACTGGTATTTATGCTGAAAAATCTGTGTTAGATAAAGCGCATGAAGAATTTTCAGACATGGAAAAAATGGTTGCTGCTGCTGAAAATTTATATGGTGATTATGACTGGGAACAGTTTGACGTTATTGTTTTACCCCCAAGTTTTCCTTTTGGAGGAATGGAAAACCCTCGTTTAACATTTGCAACTCCAACTGTTATTGCTGGAGATAAAAGTTTAACCTCATTAATTGCTCATGAGCTAGCACATTCATGGTCTGGAAATTTAGTTACAAATGCTACCTGGGATGATTTCTGGTTAAATGAAGGATTCACTGTTTATTTTGAGCTACGTATTATGGAAGCTTTATACGGAAAAGACAGAGCCAACATGTTAGCACTTATAGCTAAACAAGATTTAGAAGATGAGCTAGAAGGCTTTAAAGATTCTCCTGAAGACACTAAATTAAAATTGAACTTAAAAGGCCGTAATCCTGATGACGGAATGAATAGCATTGCTTATGATAAAGGATATTTATTTTTAAGAACTTTAGAAGAAACTGTAGGTAGAGAAAAATTTGATATCTTTTTAAAAAATTATTTTAAAACTCATGCCTTCTCAACAATGACTACTGAAAAGTTTATTACTTATTTAAATGCAAACCTTTTAGAAAAAAATCAAGTTGAATTTAATACAGAAGAATGGATTTACAAACCTGGAGTTCCAAAAAATCAATCAATAATCACTTCTGATAAATTTAGTAATGTAGAAAAAGTGTTATCTGAGTTTATTAACAAAAATAGCATTGATGCTACTATTACAAAAGACTGGACAACACAAGAATGGGTTCACTTCATTCGTAATTTCCCTAAAGAAATTACAGTAGAACAATTAACAACACTTGATACTATCTTTAATTTAACAAGCTCAACAAACTCTTACATTGCTATGGTTTGGTTTGAAAAAGCCATAACGCATAATTATAGAGGTAATAATGTTGATGCTACTATTGAAGCTTTTTTAACTAACGTTGGTAGACGTTGGTATGTATCAACTATTTTTAAAGCGTATAAAAACAGTAACAAAGTTGATGAAGCATTAGCTATATATAAAAAATCACGTGTTAACTATCATTCAGTAACCGCAAATACTATTGATGACATGTTAGGGTACAAAGAATAA
- the ade gene encoding adenine deaminase, which yields MTIQGNIVDIINRRIYKGEIECKNGKIVTIKEANHSIENYIIPGFVDAHIHIESSMLVPSEFAKIAVIHGTVATVSDPHEIANVLGIEGVNFMIENGKKVPLKFNFGAPSCVPATSFESAGAIIDSDDIKKMMENPDIKYLAEMMNYPGVIYDDTEVLKKIGWAKHYNKPVDGHAPGLRGDDLTKYISAGIYTDHECFTYEEALEKLQKGMKIIIREGSAAKNFDALIDLLPDHFENMMFCSDDKHPDDLLVGHINHLCKRAVAKNIDVFKVLQAACINPVKHYNLEVGLLTEGDDADFIVVNDLKEFNVLQNYINGELVAENGKSFIKSVEFEVLNNFNTDKKIISDFEFHSSSDKIRAIEALDGELITNEIEVNSLIKEGNLVSNINNDVLKMTVVNRYQNSEPAIAFIKNFGLKEGAIASSVGHDSHNIIAVGVSDEAICKAVNLLIENKGGICAVSNTVEKVVPLPVAGIMSDKPANEIGKAYAELDTIAKQLGSKLRAPYMTLSFMALLVIPSLKLSDKGLFDGNTFKFTSLEVK from the coding sequence ATGACAATACAAGGAAATATAGTTGATATTATTAATAGACGAATTTATAAGGGTGAAATTGAATGTAAAAACGGAAAAATAGTTACTATAAAAGAAGCTAATCATTCGATTGAAAACTATATTATCCCAGGTTTTGTAGATGCACATATTCATATTGAAAGCTCTATGCTAGTTCCTTCTGAATTTGCAAAAATTGCAGTAATTCATGGAACAGTTGCTACTGTTTCTGACCCACATGAAATAGCAAATGTACTAGGAATTGAAGGAGTTAATTTTATGATTGAAAATGGGAAAAAAGTCCCGTTAAAATTTAATTTTGGTGCTCCTTCATGTGTTCCTGCAACTTCTTTTGAAAGTGCTGGTGCAATCATTGATTCAGATGACATCAAAAAAATGATGGAAAACCCTGACATCAAGTATCTAGCTGAAATGATGAATTACCCAGGTGTTATATATGATGACACTGAAGTTCTAAAAAAAATAGGTTGGGCTAAACATTACAATAAACCTGTAGATGGTCACGCTCCTGGTTTAAGAGGGGATGATTTAACTAAATACATTTCTGCTGGTATTTATACAGATCATGAATGCTTTACATACGAAGAAGCTTTAGAGAAGCTTCAGAAAGGAATGAAAATTATTATTAGAGAAGGTAGTGCTGCTAAAAACTTTGATGCTTTAATTGATTTACTACCTGATCATTTCGAAAACATGATGTTTTGCTCTGATGATAAACACCCAGATGATTTATTAGTTGGTCATATTAATCACTTATGTAAACGTGCTGTAGCTAAAAATATTGATGTTTTTAAAGTATTACAAGCTGCTTGTATAAACCCTGTGAAACATTATAATTTAGAGGTCGGTTTATTAACAGAAGGAGATGATGCCGATTTTATAGTGGTTAACGATTTAAAAGAATTTAATGTTTTACAAAATTATATTAATGGAGAGTTAGTTGCTGAAAACGGAAAATCTTTTATTAAGTCCGTAGAATTTGAAGTTTTAAATAATTTTAATACTGATAAAAAAATTATATCTGATTTTGAGTTTCATTCTTCTTCTGATAAAATAAGAGCTATTGAAGCTTTGGACGGTGAATTAATTACCAACGAAATTGAAGTAAACTCGTTAATTAAAGAAGGCAACTTAGTTTCTAATATAAATAATGATGTATTAAAAATGACAGTAGTAAATCGTTATCAAAACTCAGAGCCAGCTATTGCTTTTATTAAAAATTTCGGATTGAAAGAAGGTGCTATTGCTAGTTCTGTTGGCCATGATTCACATAATATTATAGCTGTAGGTGTTTCAGATGAAGCTATTTGTAAAGCTGTAAACCTTTTAATTGAAAACAAAGGTGGTATTTGTGCAGTTTCAAATACTGTTGAAAAGGTAGTACCCTTACCTGTTGCTGGAATTATGAGCGACAAACCTGCTAATGAAATTGGAAAGGCCTATGCTGAGTTAGATACCATAGCAAAACAACTAGGGAGTAAACTTCGTGCTCCATACATGACATTATCATTTATGGCGTTACTAGTTATTCCTTCTTTAAAATTATCTGATAAAGGATTATTTGATGGAAACACATTCAAATTCACTTCTCTTGAAGTAAAATAG
- the pckA gene encoding phosphoenolpyruvate carboxykinase (ATP) gives MTNLDAKTISIDSLGIKDATVRYQLTSDELHDITIEKEQGENTSFGALAVKTGEFTGRSPMDRFIVKDDITKDEIWWGDINIPFDSEKFDKLYDKVTSYLSNKEVFVRDSYACADEDYKLNIRVVNEYPWSNMFAYNMFLRPTEEELKGFSPEWTVVNAPGFMANPEVDGTRQHNFAILNFSKKIALIGGTGYTGEIKKGIFSALNFILPVDKNTLPMHCSANIGKDGDTAIFFGLSGTGKTTLSTDPNRSLIGDDEHGWTSENTVFNFEGGCYAKVIDLSQEKEPEIYGAIKRGAILENIVMDEKADVDFHNTSITQNTRVSYPIYHIENIQKPSIGKNPKNIFFLTADAFGVLPPISKLTPGQAAYHFISGYTAKVAGTEAGINEPLPSFSACFGAPFMPLHPTRYAEMLSNKMQEAGVNVWLINTGWTGGSYGTGSRMKLKHTRAMITEALEGKLENVEFVQHPIFGLSMPTTCENVPDEVLNPKQTWADKDAYDAKAMELATSFRKNFAQFEEMASEEIIKGGPIA, from the coding sequence ATGACAAATCTTGATGCGAAAACGATTTCGATAGACAGCCTAGGTATTAAAGATGCTACGGTGCGTTATCAATTGACTTCAGACGAGTTGCATGATATTACTATTGAAAAAGAACAAGGAGAAAATACTAGTTTTGGTGCATTAGCAGTAAAAACAGGTGAATTTACAGGACGTTCTCCTATGGATCGATTTATCGTTAAAGACGATATCACCAAAGATGAAATTTGGTGGGGAGATATAAACATCCCTTTCGATTCCGAAAAGTTTGATAAATTATACGATAAGGTTACTTCTTATCTTTCAAATAAAGAGGTTTTTGTTAGAGATAGTTATGCTTGTGCTGATGAAGACTATAAATTAAACATTAGAGTCGTAAACGAATATCCTTGGAGTAACATGTTTGCTTACAACATGTTTTTACGTCCAACGGAAGAAGAGTTAAAAGGATTCTCTCCTGAATGGACTGTCGTTAATGCTCCTGGATTTATGGCAAACCCTGAAGTAGATGGTACACGTCAACATAATTTTGCTATTTTAAATTTTAGTAAAAAAATAGCTTTAATTGGAGGTACTGGCTATACTGGTGAAATTAAAAAAGGAATTTTCTCTGCTTTAAATTTCATTTTACCTGTTGATAAAAACACATTACCAATGCACTGTTCTGCTAATATTGGAAAAGATGGTGATACTGCCATTTTCTTTGGTTTATCAGGTACTGGTAAAACTACTTTATCTACAGATCCAAACCGTAGTTTAATTGGAGACGATGAACATGGTTGGACTTCTGAAAACACTGTTTTTAACTTTGAAGGAGGTTGTTATGCTAAAGTAATTGACTTATCTCAAGAAAAAGAACCTGAAATTTACGGAGCAATAAAGCGTGGTGCAATATTAGAGAACATTGTAATGGATGAAAAAGCAGATGTTGATTTCCATAATACTTCAATTACTCAAAACACTCGTGTAAGCTACCCTATTTATCATATTGAAAACATTCAAAAACCATCAATAGGAAAGAATCCTAAAAACATTTTCTTTTTAACTGCTGATGCTTTTGGTGTATTGCCTCCAATATCTAAATTAACACCTGGTCAAGCTGCTTACCATTTTATTTCTGGTTATACAGCTAAAGTGGCGGGTACTGAAGCTGGAATTAATGAACCTTTACCAAGTTTTTCTGCTTGTTTTGGTGCTCCATTCATGCCTTTACATCCAACTCGTTATGCTGAAATGCTAAGTAATAAAATGCAAGAAGCTGGTGTAAATGTATGGTTAATTAATACAGGATGGACTGGTGGTTCTTATGGTACAGGAAGTAGAATGAAATTAAAGCATACGCGTGCTATGATTACTGAAGCTTTAGAAGGTAAGCTAGAAAATGTTGAATTTGTACAACATCCAATATTTGGATTATCAATGCCTACAACTTGTGAAAATGTTCCTGATGAAGTTTTAAATCCTAAACAAACATGGGCAGACAAAGATGCTTATGATGCTAAAGCAATGGAATTAGCTACTTCATTTAGAAAGAATTTTGCTCAATTTGAAGAAATGGCAAGTGAAGAAATTATTAAAGGAGGGCCAATAGCTTAA
- a CDS encoding DUF423 domain-containing protein, which produces MYKNLTIASVLGAVAVVLGAFGAHALKNKLSPEALNSFETAVKYQMYHALFLLFINVSNQITTSFKHKISLLVIIGIILFSGSIYAIQLLSVPAKYIWFITPLGGLLLILGWFLTSFYFLKKVIKNE; this is translated from the coding sequence ATGTATAAAAATTTAACAATAGCTTCAGTTTTAGGAGCAGTAGCAGTGGTTCTAGGTGCATTTGGTGCACATGCTTTAAAAAATAAATTAAGCCCAGAAGCTTTAAATAGCTTTGAAACAGCTGTGAAATATCAAATGTATCATGCTCTTTTTTTATTATTCATAAATGTAAGTAATCAAATAACCACCTCCTTTAAGCATAAAATAAGTCTTTTAGTAATCATTGGTATTATTTTATTCTCTGGATCTATCTACGCTATCCAGCTACTAAGTGTTCCTGCTAAATATATTTGGTTCATTACACCATTGGGGGGACTATTATTAATTTTAGGTTGGTTTTTAACCTCTTTTTATTTTTTAAAGAAAGTTATTAAGAATGAATAG
- a CDS encoding saccharopine dehydrogenase family protein, whose amino-acid sequence MKNILIIGAGRSSSSLIKYLLDKSSTENLHITIGDVSEENALSKINGHKNASAIKLDVFKEEERIAAIKKADIVISMLPARFHIEVAKDCVTYSKHMVTASYISEEMKALDAQVKSKGLVFMNEIGLDPGIDHMSAMQVIDRIKDDSGKMLLFESFCGGLVAPESDTNLWNYKFTWNPRNVVLAGQGGASMFIQEGTYKYIPYHKLFRRTEFLTINGSGKFEAYANRDSLKYRSIYGLEDIETMYRGTVRKVGFSRAWNVFVQLGMTDDSYTIEDSENMSYRDFTNLFLAYSPSDSVELKFRSYLKIDQDDIMWDKFLELDIFNPEKKVNLKNATPAQILQKILMDSWTLEKEDKDMIVMHHIFGYEKDGGKHQVESSMIIKGDDQTYTAMAKTVGLPVAMAALRILNGDITTPGVQLPINKEVYEPILKELEEYGIIFKEKDVPFLGYNPESVKG is encoded by the coding sequence ATGAAAAATATATTGATTATTGGTGCTGGAAGATCTAGTTCTTCGCTTATAAAATATTTGTTAGATAAGTCTTCAACAGAAAATCTACATATTACTATTGGAGATGTATCAGAAGAAAATGCATTGTCGAAAATTAATGGGCATAAAAATGCATCAGCAATTAAGTTAGATGTATTTAAAGAAGAGGAAAGAATAGCCGCGATAAAAAAAGCTGATATTGTGATATCAATGTTACCTGCACGTTTCCATATAGAGGTAGCAAAAGATTGTGTTACTTATAGTAAACATATGGTTACTGCATCTTATATTTCTGAAGAGATGAAAGCTTTGGATGCCCAAGTAAAATCGAAGGGCTTAGTTTTCATGAATGAAATTGGTTTAGACCCAGGGATTGATCATATGAGTGCTATGCAAGTAATTGATAGAATTAAAGATGATTCAGGTAAAATGTTACTGTTTGAATCTTTTTGTGGAGGTTTGGTAGCTCCTGAGAGTGATACTAATTTATGGAACTATAAGTTTACCTGGAATCCAAGAAATGTAGTTTTAGCAGGGCAAGGAGGTGCTTCTATGTTTATTCAAGAAGGGACTTATAAATATATACCTTACCATAAATTGTTTAGAAGAACAGAGTTTTTAACGATTAATGGAAGTGGGAAATTTGAAGCTTATGCTAATAGAGATTCTTTAAAGTATAGAAGTATTTATGGATTGGAAGACATAGAAACAATGTACAGAGGAACGGTACGTAAAGTTGGTTTTTCTAGAGCTTGGAATGTATTTGTTCAGTTAGGAATGACTGATGATTCTTATACTATTGAGGATTCTGAAAATATGAGTTACCGTGATTTTACAAACTTATTTTTGGCATACTCTCCTTCTGACTCAGTTGAGTTAAAGTTTCGTTCTTATTTAAAAATTGACCAAGATGATATAATGTGGGATAAATTTTTAGAGTTAGATATTTTTAATCCAGAGAAGAAAGTAAACTTAAAGAATGCAACACCAGCACAAATTTTACAAAAGATATTAATGGATTCTTGGACTTTAGAAAAAGAAGATAAAGATATGATTGTAATGCACCATATTTTTGGTTATGAGAAAGATGGAGGTAAGCATCAGGTTGAAAGTAGTATGATTATTAAAGGAGATGATCAAACATATACCGCTATGGCAAAAACTGTAGGATTACCAGTGGCCATGGCTGCATTACGAATTTTGAATGGAGATATAACTACTCCAGGAGTACAGTTGCCAATAAATAAAGAAGTGTATGAGCCTATTTTAAAGGAGTTGGAGGAGTATGGAATTATTTTTAAAGAGAAAGATGTACCTTTTTTAGGGTATAATCCTGAGAGCGTAAAAGGTTAA
- a CDS encoding alpha/beta fold hydrolase, with protein MKKSTFHKIIFSFLIFQFSIINAQDKFNTPYGNNSAVGKYVKINGANIYYEEYGKGEPLLIIHGCGADIKAMEYQIDYFKDKYRVIVADSRGQGKSELKTDSLTYTQMTKDFVELIKYLKLDAVNILGWSDGGILALKIGITNEVKVNKIVTMGANLRPDTTAVNSWALEQVREMHAETLTMIMKGDTSKDWKTELQLDRMLLTQPNISHLELKKIKASVLIMNGDRDIIKNKHAVEIFSNLSTAQLCIMPGTNHGAPRNKSKMFNEIVNDFLSKEFNYSDKTH; from the coding sequence ATGAAAAAATCAACCTTTCATAAAATTATTTTTTCTTTTTTAATTTTTCAGTTTAGCATTATAAATGCACAAGATAAATTTAATACTCCTTATGGAAATAATTCTGCAGTTGGGAAGTATGTAAAGATAAATGGAGCTAATATCTATTACGAAGAATACGGTAAAGGTGAACCTTTATTAATAATTCATGGATGCGGTGCAGATATAAAAGCAATGGAGTATCAAATTGATTATTTTAAAGATAAATATAGGGTAATTGTAGCTGATAGTAGAGGTCAAGGTAAATCTGAATTGAAAACAGACTCTTTAACTTATACACAAATGACAAAAGATTTTGTGGAGCTTATAAAATATTTGAAATTAGATGCAGTCAACATTCTTGGTTGGAGTGATGGTGGAATTTTAGCTTTAAAAATAGGAATAACTAATGAGGTTAAGGTGAATAAAATAGTAACTATGGGTGCTAATTTACGACCAGATACTACAGCTGTTAATAGCTGGGCATTAGAGCAAGTTAGAGAGATGCATGCAGAAACATTAACAATGATAATGAAAGGTGATACATCTAAAGATTGGAAAACAGAATTACAATTAGATAGAATGTTGTTAACCCAACCGAATATTAGCCATTTAGAGTTGAAAAAAATTAAAGCTTCTGTATTAATTATGAATGGAGATAGAGACATTATTAAAAATAAACATGCTGTAGAGATATTTAGCAACTTATCTACTGCACAATTATGTATAATGCCAGGTACTAATCATGGAGCCCCTCGTAATAAATCAAAAATGTTTAATGAAATTGTAAATGATTTTTTGAGTAAAGAATTTAATTATTCAGATAAAACACACTAA